The Desulfobacterales bacterium genome segment TATTAAATTTAGACGGTACTGGTATTTTTAGTTCAAAAAAATTAACCTCGCCATTTTGTATGGAAAAAAAATGTAAAAAAACAGGAGAAACTATTTCTTACTACCTTCAAATGTTAGGCGCATCAATTGTTCATCCTGATTTTAAAGAAGTTATTCCATTATGTCCTGAAATGATAAAAAAAAAGGATGGAGATAATAAAAATGATTGTGAGAGAAATGCTGCTAAGCGTTATCTTGACAAGTTAAAACAAGACTTTCCTAATTTAAAATTTATCATAAATGAAGATGGTTTAAGTCCAAACGCACCTCATATTAGAGAGATTGAAAAGCACAAATACCATTATATCCTTGTAGTAAAACCAGGTGACCACAAGTTTTTATTTGATTTTGTCGAAGAGGCAGCCAAGAAAGGTCAAGTAGAAGAATTTTCCTTTAAAGATGAGACGAATCATGGCATAACCCATTATTTTCGTATATTAAATAATGTCCCCTTAAATAAATCCAATCAAGATATAAAAGTTAATTTTTTTGAGTATTGGGAATATT includes the following:
- a CDS encoding transposase; translated protein: MEKKCKKTGETISYYLQMLGASIVHPDFKEVIPLCPEMIKKKDGDNKNDCERNAAKRYLDKLKQDFPNLKFIINEDGLSPNAPHIREIEKHKYHYILVVKPGDHKFLFDFVEEAAKKGQVEEFSFKDETNHGITHYFRILNNVPLNKSNQDIKVNFFEYWEYSEKKSEVTYHCSWITDFVVKKNNCHTLMRGGRARSKVENETFNTLKNQGYQLEHNFGLGEKYLAESFIVTMVLAFLVDQIQQLCCQLFRATWEKVGSKKALWEKVRSLFFSYKMDSMEMIYKAILYGFERGYPKIKCDTS